The following proteins are encoded in a genomic region of Desulfovermiculus halophilus DSM 18834:
- a CDS encoding sigma-54 interaction domain-containing protein, translated as MVNEYGYAELKALYEIARAFTTPDELKDQLQKVLDIMSASLGMERGMISIIDLKTGYIVLDVARGVNVQTGDVTYLLGEGITGKVAETGRPIAVANLSKETHFLDRTGARKEMERNELAFLCVPIFFQSRVVGVLSADKLSRHVQSLEREVDLLAAVAELTGKAVHFRAVSEENRSLKKLLAQAKRPKTQLIGRSKGIQDVMRLVDQVAETNSTVLIYGETGTGKELVAQSLHENSPRAKNQLVRVNCAAMPESLLESELFGHEKGAFTGAVSRRKGCFEEAHGGTIFLDEIGELSPMAQAKLLRVLQEKEVQPLGSSRVIRVDVRVVAATNKDLEHEVAKGTFRSDLYYRLNVFPVFIPPLRERGPDILLLADFFVAKYAREFKKEVKRISTSAIDLLMSYHWPGNVRELENCIERAVLLAPADTIEAHHLPPTLQMKPSDITEGKRGKMDILVSNFERDLITDALKDSRGNQAQAARILGTTKRIIQYKIKKYEIDPSRFQNAHQEDSAH; from the coding sequence ATGGTCAATGAATATGGATATGCTGAGCTAAAGGCCCTGTACGAGATAGCCCGGGCTTTTACCACGCCGGACGAGCTTAAGGATCAGCTACAGAAAGTGTTGGATATTATGAGCGCCAGTCTGGGCATGGAGCGGGGCATGATATCCATCATCGACTTGAAGACCGGCTACATCGTCCTGGATGTGGCCCGGGGGGTGAATGTTCAAACCGGGGATGTGACCTATCTTCTGGGCGAGGGCATAACCGGCAAGGTGGCTGAGACAGGCCGGCCTATTGCTGTGGCCAACCTGAGCAAGGAAACCCACTTCCTGGACCGAACCGGGGCGCGAAAGGAAATGGAGCGCAATGAGCTCGCTTTCTTGTGTGTGCCTATCTTTTTTCAAAGCAGGGTTGTCGGTGTTTTATCTGCGGACAAGCTCAGTCGTCATGTCCAGAGCCTTGAGCGGGAGGTGGATCTGCTGGCTGCAGTTGCTGAACTGACCGGCAAGGCAGTACATTTTCGGGCCGTGAGTGAAGAAAACAGAAGCTTAAAGAAGCTCCTGGCTCAGGCCAAAAGGCCCAAGACCCAGCTGATCGGCAGATCCAAGGGCATACAGGACGTCATGCGGCTGGTGGATCAAGTGGCTGAGACCAATTCCACTGTCCTTATTTACGGGGAAACCGGGACGGGAAAAGAGCTTGTGGCTCAAAGTCTGCACGAGAACAGCCCCCGGGCCAAGAATCAGCTTGTCCGGGTCAACTGTGCGGCCATGCCGGAAAGCCTGCTTGAAAGCGAGCTGTTTGGGCATGAAAAGGGAGCCTTTACCGGAGCGGTATCCAGGCGCAAGGGATGCTTTGAGGAAGCTCACGGGGGAACAATATTTCTGGATGAGATCGGTGAACTCTCGCCCATGGCCCAGGCCAAGCTGCTGCGGGTTTTGCAGGAGAAGGAGGTCCAGCCTCTGGGATCCTCGCGGGTGATTCGGGTAGACGTACGGGTTGTTGCGGCCACGAATAAGGATCTTGAGCATGAAGTGGCCAAGGGAACATTTCGCTCCGACCTCTATTACCGGTTGAACGTTTTTCCCGTGTTTATCCCTCCACTACGTGAACGCGGCCCGGACATCCTCTTGTTGGCCGATTTCTTCGTCGCCAAGTATGCCCGGGAGTTCAAGAAAGAGGTGAAGCGGATCTCCACTTCCGCCATTGACCTGCTGATGTCCTATCACTGGCCGGGAAACGTTCGGGAGCTGGAGAACTGCATTGAGCGGGCTGTGCTTTTGGCCCCGGCCGATACTATTGAGGCCCATCATTTGCCGCCTACATTGCAGATGAAACCTTCAGATATCACGGAAGGCAAACGGGGCAAGATGGATATCCTGGTGTCCAATTTTGAGCGGGATCTGATCACCGACGCACTGAAAGACTCCAGAGGGAATCAAGCCCAAGCGGCGCGG